In Prevotella sp. oral taxon 475, one DNA window encodes the following:
- the ruvB gene encoding Holliday junction branch migration DNA helicase RuvB, translated as MTEDFDIREEHVTPSEREFENALRPPKFEDFSGQSKVVENLEVFVEAAKYRGEPLDHTLLHGPPGLGKTTLSNIIANELGVGFKITSGPVLDKPGDLAGILTSLESNDVLFIDEIHRLSPVVEEYLYSAMEDYRIDIMIDKGPSARSIQIDLNPFTLIGATTRSGLLTAPLRARFGINLHLEYYDPDTLARIIRRSARILNVPIDEDAAIEISRRSRGTPRIANALLRRVRDFAQVKGNGRIDTTIARLSLTALNIDQYGLDEIDNKILLTIIDKFKGGPVGVSTIATAIGEDAGTLEEVYEPYLIMEGFIKRTPRGRMVTELAYRHLGRNILTENSLQPGLFD; from the coding sequence ATGACAGAAGACTTTGACATCAGAGAAGAGCATGTTACGCCTTCGGAACGCGAGTTTGAAAACGCCCTTCGTCCGCCGAAATTCGAGGATTTCAGCGGTCAGAGCAAAGTGGTGGAAAACTTAGAGGTATTTGTCGAAGCCGCCAAATATCGCGGTGAGCCGCTCGACCACACCCTTTTGCACGGGCCGCCAGGACTCGGGAAGACCACCTTGAGCAACATTATCGCCAACGAATTGGGCGTAGGCTTCAAGATCACCAGCGGTCCTGTACTCGACAAGCCCGGCGATTTGGCCGGCATTCTTACCTCACTCGAGAGCAACGACGTGCTCTTTATCGACGAGATACACCGTCTCTCGCCCGTGGTAGAAGAGTATCTCTACTCGGCCATGGAAGATTATCGCATCGACATCATGATCGATAAGGGTCCGTCGGCCCGTTCCATCCAAATCGACCTCAACCCCTTTACACTCATCGGAGCCACGACTCGCAGCGGACTCCTTACCGCTCCGCTCCGCGCTCGCTTCGGCATCAACCTGCATTTAGAGTATTACGACCCCGACACACTGGCGAGAATCATCCGCCGTTCGGCCCGAATCCTGAATGTTCCGATAGACGAAGACGCTGCCATCGAAATCTCTCGACGTTCTCGTGGCACGCCTCGTATCGCCAATGCCCTGCTCCGTCGTGTGCGCGACTTTGCCCAAGTGAAAGGCAACGGACGCATCGACACCACCATCGCACGCCTCTCTCTCACGGCGTTAAACATCGATCAGTATGGCCTGGACGAGATAGACAACAAGATCTTGCTCACCATTATCGATAAGTTTAAAGGCGGACCGGTGGGTGTTTCTACCATTGCCACGGCCATAGGTGAGGATGCCGGCACACTGGAAGAGGTCTATGAACCGTATCTTATCATGGAGGGTTTCATCAAAAGAACCCCTCGCGGGCGCATGGTCACCGAGTTGGCCTATCGCCACTTGGGCCGAAACATACTGACGGAGAACAGTCTTCAACCCGGACTTTTCGACTGA
- a CDS encoding HU family DNA-binding protein, giving the protein MAVFYKLHQEKRKESKFKGQWYARAVATETVNTMALADIMQQNCTLKRSDIVAVIAELVDVMKQQLQDSKRIKLDGLGTFKIGLNTKPAAKAEDFNVTKNVVGTHVLFRPEVRVNKDKSRVKALLHGCKVRELPDNKVEKARKKASSGAGGGSVTPPSGH; this is encoded by the coding sequence ATGGCAGTGTTTTATAAATTGCACCAAGAAAAGAGAAAAGAAAGCAAGTTCAAGGGTCAGTGGTATGCACGCGCAGTGGCCACCGAGACCGTCAACACCATGGCATTGGCCGACATCATGCAGCAGAACTGCACCCTGAAGCGGTCGGACATCGTAGCCGTGATTGCCGAACTGGTGGATGTGATGAAGCAACAGTTGCAAGACTCGAAGCGAATCAAGCTCGATGGGCTCGGCACCTTTAAGATTGGGCTTAACACCAAGCCTGCCGCCAAGGCCGAAGACTTCAATGTGACGAAGAATGTAGTGGGCACCCATGTGCTGTTTCGGCCGGAGGTGCGGGTCAACAAAGACAAGTCGCGTGTGAAAGCCTTACTGCATGGCTGCAAGGTGAGAGAGTTGCCCGACAACAAGGTAGAAAAGGCGCGCAAAAAGGCCTCGTCGGGCGCAGGCGGTGGCAGCGTAACGCCTCCCAGCGGACACTAA
- a CDS encoding Gfo/Idh/MocA family protein produces the protein MKTTSTPPLLETPVPARGQGYGPVLSLTLAPMPRLRVGFVGLGARGCQAVRRWCHLQGVEITALCDASRQATEEGVQVVEQAGLPRPTLYWGEKAYRELCRRLDLHLVYVCTDWLSHTPIALEAMACGKCVAMEVPAATTLSDIWQLVDAAERSRLHCMMLENSVYDHFEMSVRSIAQAGLFGHVVHVEGGYAHPIGERWTAWRMAYNQQTRGDLYPTHGLAPACQLLGIHRTDRLERLVAMDTAAFSGPDVYRRLMDRPCNAFANGDQTSTLIRTAQGKTISLQHNVMTPRPYSRFFQVVGTQGYAAKYPAEELVFSSASAAKLGLETGVGDAPLTPAQREKVLQRFRPPFSEQTLQLARQLDSRGGMSFLMDFRLAQCLQQGLPLDMDVYDLAEWCCVAELSRLSIEQGSVPVSVPDFTRGALPSSLSSDFSTP, from the coding sequence ATGAAAACAACGTCTACGCCTCCACTCCTCGAAACGCCGGTGCCTGCCCGTGGGCAGGGTTATGGACCAGTTCTCTCGCTCACGCTCGCCCCGATGCCTCGCCTACGCGTAGGTTTTGTGGGACTGGGGGCGCGCGGATGCCAAGCCGTTCGTCGTTGGTGCCATCTCCAGGGTGTAGAGATAACGGCTCTCTGCGATGCGTCTCGTCAGGCCACGGAAGAGGGAGTGCAAGTTGTCGAGCAGGCCGGCCTGCCGCGCCCAACCCTCTATTGGGGCGAGAAGGCTTACAGAGAGCTGTGCCGACGGCTGGATTTACATTTGGTTTATGTCTGCACCGACTGGCTCTCTCACACTCCTATTGCTCTCGAAGCCATGGCCTGCGGCAAGTGTGTAGCCATGGAAGTGCCGGCAGCCACTACGCTTTCCGACATTTGGCAGCTGGTAGACGCCGCTGAACGCAGCCGGCTTCACTGCATGATGTTGGAGAATTCGGTGTACGACCACTTCGAGATGTCTGTCCGATCGATAGCGCAAGCTGGGCTTTTCGGTCATGTGGTGCACGTGGAAGGTGGCTATGCCCACCCCATCGGAGAGCGATGGACGGCCTGGAGAATGGCGTATAACCAACAAACTCGGGGCGATCTCTACCCCACACATGGTTTGGCACCGGCCTGCCAGCTGTTGGGCATTCACCGAACCGACCGCTTAGAGCGTCTCGTCGCCATGGACACGGCGGCCTTTTCGGGGCCCGATGTCTATCGCCGCCTCATGGATCGCCCCTGCAATGCTTTTGCCAACGGCGACCAAACCTCTACGCTCATCCGCACTGCACAAGGGAAAACCATCTCTTTGCAACACAACGTGATGACGCCCCGCCCTTATAGCCGCTTCTTTCAGGTGGTGGGCACGCAGGGTTATGCTGCCAAATATCCGGCAGAAGAGTTGGTTTTCAGTTCCGCTTCGGCGGCAAAGCTGGGCCTCGAGACCGGCGTAGGCGATGCGCCGCTCACCCCAGCGCAGAGGGAAAAGGTGCTGCAAAGGTTTCGTCCGCCCTTCTCCGAGCAGACGTTGCAACTGGCCCGGCAGCTCGATTCGCGGGGCGGCATGTCGTTCTTGATGGACTTCCGCCTGGCGCAATGTCTCCAACAGGGACTCCCGTTGGACATGGACGTGTATGATTTAGCCGAATGGTGTTGCGTGGCCGAGCTCTCTCGGCTCTCCATCGAGCAGGGGTCGGTACCCGTCTCTGTGCCCGATTTCACGCGGGGCGCTCTGCCTTCTTCTCTCTCTTCGGACTTTTCTACACCCTGA
- a CDS encoding D-Ala-D-Ala carboxypeptidase family metallohydrolase: protein MNLTQHFTLAEMIRSGAAVRLNIANEPSAEVVKNLRLLCENILEPLRRRFGVIRITSGYRCQALNQAVGGVGHSQHLCGEAADIHVSNREVGLKMYHFIEKTLPYHQLFFEHRKSDGARWIHVSFHLERRRTKVQRRRSENLII, encoded by the coding sequence ATGAACCTTACACAACACTTTACGCTGGCCGAGATGATACGCTCCGGCGCAGCTGTGCGACTGAACATCGCTAACGAACCCTCCGCAGAGGTGGTGAAAAATCTGCGTTTACTTTGCGAAAACATTCTCGAACCGTTGCGCCGTCGCTTCGGCGTGATTCGGATCACGAGCGGCTATCGCTGCCAAGCACTCAACCAAGCTGTGGGCGGAGTGGGCCATTCGCAGCATCTTTGCGGCGAGGCCGCCGACATACACGTGTCGAATCGAGAGGTAGGACTTAAAATGTACCATTTCATCGAGAAAACATTGCCCTACCATCAGCTCTTCTTCGAACACCGAAAGAGCGACGGCGCCCGGTGGATTCACGTTTCCTTTCATCTGGAACGCCGAAGAACGAAAGTTCAACGCCGACGATCGGAAAATTTAATCATCTGA
- a CDS encoding GNAT family N-acetyltransferase has protein sequence MEEDIIQPVDRRLLKSELTPEKQLRMTNKSHNEIYIVTAQNSPHVMKEIGRLREIAFRNAGGGTGKAVDIDEFDTMDGGYKQLIVWNPDAEDIIGGYRFLYGTDWKMNANGQPLLATSHMFRFSEKFLTEYMPYTVELGRSFVAVEYQSIRKGAKSIFALDNLWDGLGALTVINPNLKYFFGKMTMYPSYIRRGRDMILYFLKKHFDDKENLITPMKPLIIETDPRELEALFCQDDFKEDYKILNREIRALGYNIPPLVNAYMGLSPTMKLFGTAINNGFGDVEETGILIAVDEILEEKRVRHIDSFIQANRETLELTTGLNKIIYREKV, from the coding sequence ATGGAAGAAGACATCATCCAACCGGTAGACAGACGCTTGCTCAAAAGCGAACTTACCCCCGAAAAACAACTCCGTATGACCAACAAAAGCCATAACGAAATCTATATCGTTACGGCTCAAAACTCGCCTCATGTGATGAAAGAGATCGGTCGTTTGCGCGAAATCGCCTTCCGCAATGCAGGCGGTGGAACGGGAAAAGCGGTGGATATAGACGAGTTTGACACCATGGACGGAGGCTATAAGCAGCTCATCGTGTGGAATCCCGATGCCGAAGACATCATCGGAGGCTACCGTTTTCTTTATGGAACAGACTGGAAGATGAATGCCAACGGGCAGCCTTTGCTGGCCACCAGTCACATGTTTCGCTTCTCGGAGAAATTCCTTACCGAGTATATGCCTTATACAGTAGAGCTTGGCCGATCGTTCGTAGCGGTGGAATATCAGAGCATTCGCAAGGGAGCCAAAAGCATTTTTGCACTCGATAACCTTTGGGACGGACTCGGAGCACTCACCGTGATCAACCCCAACCTGAAGTATTTCTTTGGCAAAATGACCATGTACCCTTCGTACATTCGGCGCGGACGCGACATGATTCTTTACTTTCTCAAGAAGCATTTCGACGATAAAGAGAATCTCATTACCCCGATGAAACCGCTGATAATCGAGACCGACCCTCGCGAACTCGAAGCTCTTTTCTGTCAAGACGACTTCAAAGAGGATTATAAAATCCTGAATCGGGAAATCCGGGCCTTGGGTTATAATATCCCACCGCTGGTCAATGCCTACATGGGGCTAAGTCCTACCATGAAGCTTTTTGGCACTGCCATCAACAATGGCTTCGGAGATGTCGAAGAAACGGGCATCCTTATCGCCGTAGACGAGATTTTAGAAGAGAAGCGGGTGCGCCATATCGATAGCTTTATCCAGGCCAACCGCGAAACATTGGAGTTGACAACAGGACTCAACAAAATCATTTATCGCGAAAAAGTATAA
- a CDS encoding 1-acyl-sn-glycerol-3-phosphate acyltransferase, translating to MGDRARLVPSLLIRWLKHILHQDEVNAFLWDSRHLTGVEWLEACVRYLDMTLDIRGKEHLPDKNNGKLYTFVSNHPLGGIDGVALGALIGRHYDGNFRYLVNDLLMNLPGLAPLCIPINKTGSQSRRFPAMVEAGFKSGKHHILMFPAGLCSRKNNGIIRDIPWSKTFITKSVEAQRDVVPIHFGGRNSARFYALAHLCKRLGLRFNFAMLFLVDEMYRNVHQTFTVTIGKPIPWQTFDKSKTPMEWAHFVENKVYDLPLTEQ from the coding sequence ATGGGCGATCGGGCTCGGCTGGTGCCTTCCTTGTTGATAAGGTGGCTCAAGCATATTCTCCACCAAGACGAGGTGAACGCTTTCCTTTGGGATAGTAGGCATTTGACGGGTGTAGAGTGGCTCGAAGCCTGCGTACGCTATCTCGACATGACGCTCGACATCCGCGGAAAAGAACATTTGCCCGACAAAAACAACGGTAAGCTCTACACTTTTGTCTCCAATCACCCCCTCGGAGGTATCGATGGGGTGGCTCTTGGGGCTTTAATAGGACGTCACTACGACGGAAACTTCCGCTATTTGGTGAACGACCTGCTGATGAATCTCCCCGGTTTGGCTCCGCTTTGCATCCCTATCAACAAGACCGGAAGCCAAAGTCGCCGCTTTCCGGCGATGGTCGAGGCTGGATTTAAAAGCGGAAAACATCACATCTTGATGTTCCCCGCCGGATTATGCAGTAGGAAAAACAACGGCATCATCCGCGATATTCCTTGGAGCAAAACGTTTATTACTAAGAGCGTAGAGGCTCAACGAGACGTAGTGCCTATCCATTTCGGCGGTCGAAACTCGGCTCGCTTCTATGCACTGGCCCATCTTTGCAAGCGGTTGGGCCTCCGATTCAATTTTGCCATGCTGTTCTTGGTGGACGAGATGTATCGAAATGTGCACCAAACGTTCACTGTCACCATTGGAAAACCCATTCCCTGGCAAACGTTCGACAAGAGTAAAACGCCGATGGAATGGGCTCATTTTGTAGAAAATAAGGTCTATGACCTGCCCCTAACAGAGCAATGA
- a CDS encoding TonB-dependent receptor, translating to MRLYGILFSLALTTTALAETEDSVRIGEQLEEVAVIGFKQDRAALSPVSQSTVGSLFVQNNELAGLRDLSGMMANFYMPDYGSRQYSPIYIRGIGSKINSPAVGIYVDGMPYFDRTVLDMDLFGVSKVEVLRGPQGTLFGRNATAGLINIFTHSPLDYQNTMLKASFATYNDLQIGLSTYNRLSPSVGISLTANYHHNDGFFRNHYLGTKADRINNGTARLGLTWKPSPNWLARYSFSLDLTRQKGYPYGLYDETAARLQPVFYNRESGYQRLVAMAGMNWRYDRRRFSFNSQTAFQHSHDKIHVDQDYTQADLLFVNVPLRQNQWSQEFTFRSKNDTWYHWITGLFGFYQRENFTSYTDYIQKNFNAERSNRLSTAGIAVYHVSTFDLFTHFSASLGLRYDFEEAHIDHHSYRTPLNNPSGRTELSSFQSRLHNTQLTPKFTLKYQPSLYRMLYATVSKGFKAGGFNASIKTEADRSYQPEYTWNYEIGTKIGLCDGRLTLEASLFYIDWKHQQLPITIPALGNIVRNVAHSSSKGLELSVNMNPVKGLFLQMNYGYTYAKMLRAEMEAQDYSGHMLPMVPRNTLSLNANYTLYPTGKWLDKLLFNANLTGVGKLYWREDNAMKQSFYSLLNLKVAATKGRFTWEVWTRNTTNTRYLAYYFVASHKMGQQGKPFMLGTSVIFNLK from the coding sequence ATGAGATTATACGGAATTTTATTTAGCTTAGCATTGACAACAACAGCCCTGGCAGAGACAGAAGACTCTGTGCGCATAGGCGAACAATTGGAAGAAGTGGCCGTGATAGGTTTCAAACAAGACCGCGCTGCACTCTCGCCCGTGTCGCAATCGACCGTGGGAAGCCTCTTCGTTCAGAACAATGAACTCGCCGGCTTACGAGATCTCAGCGGCATGATGGCCAACTTTTACATGCCCGACTACGGTTCCCGGCAGTATTCTCCTATTTATATTAGGGGCATCGGGTCGAAAATCAATTCGCCTGCGGTAGGTATCTACGTCGACGGAATGCCCTATTTCGACCGCACGGTATTAGATATGGATCTTTTCGGGGTAAGCAAAGTAGAGGTATTACGCGGTCCGCAAGGCACGCTCTTCGGGCGAAACGCCACCGCGGGTCTCATCAATATCTTCACCCATTCGCCGCTCGACTACCAGAACACGATGCTCAAAGCGAGCTTCGCCACCTACAACGATCTGCAAATAGGCCTATCCACCTACAACCGACTCTCGCCCAGTGTTGGCATTTCGCTTACGGCCAACTATCATCACAACGACGGTTTCTTTCGCAATCACTATCTTGGCACGAAGGCCGATCGCATCAACAACGGAACGGCACGACTGGGTCTGACCTGGAAACCCTCTCCCAACTGGCTCGCGCGGTATAGTTTCAGTCTCGATCTCACTCGCCAAAAAGGTTACCCTTACGGTCTTTACGACGAGACTGCAGCCCGACTTCAACCCGTTTTCTACAACCGCGAGAGCGGCTATCAACGGTTAGTGGCCATGGCAGGGATGAACTGGCGGTACGATCGTCGTCGGTTCAGCTTCAACAGTCAGACAGCTTTCCAGCACAGCCATGATAAGATTCACGTAGACCAAGACTACACCCAGGCCGACCTCCTCTTTGTGAACGTACCGCTGCGACAAAACCAGTGGAGCCAGGAGTTCACCTTCCGTTCGAAAAACGACACGTGGTATCACTGGATCACCGGCCTCTTTGGGTTCTACCAACGAGAAAACTTTACCTCATACACCGATTATATTCAGAAGAACTTCAATGCCGAACGCTCCAATCGCCTCTCTACCGCCGGCATCGCGGTGTATCACGTCTCCACGTTCGATCTATTTACTCATTTCTCAGCCTCTCTTGGTCTGCGCTACGACTTCGAAGAGGCGCACATCGACCATCATTCCTATCGTACACCACTCAACAATCCTTCCGGACGAACAGAGCTCAGCAGCTTTCAGAGTCGCCTGCACAACACGCAGCTCACGCCCAAGTTCACGCTGAAATACCAGCCCTCGCTCTACCGGATGCTCTATGCCACGGTGTCGAAAGGGTTTAAGGCCGGTGGATTCAATGCCTCGATCAAAACCGAAGCCGATCGTTCTTATCAGCCAGAATACACCTGGAACTACGAGATAGGCACGAAAATCGGCCTTTGCGACGGCCGACTGACTCTCGAGGCCAGTCTGTTTTACATCGACTGGAAGCATCAGCAGCTGCCCATCACCATCCCAGCCCTGGGCAATATCGTGCGCAACGTAGCCCATTCGTCCAGCAAGGGCTTAGAACTCTCCGTGAATATGAATCCCGTAAAAGGACTTTTCCTGCAAATGAATTACGGTTATACCTACGCCAAGATGCTGCGTGCGGAGATGGAAGCCCAAGATTACTCGGGCCACATGCTACCTATGGTGCCTCGGAACACGCTCTCGCTCAATGCCAACTACACCCTCTACCCCACGGGTAAATGGTTGGACAAGCTCCTCTTCAACGCCAATCTCACAGGCGTGGGCAAGCTATACTGGCGCGAAGACAATGCGATGAAACAGTCTTTCTACAGCTTGCTCAACCTGAAAGTAGCTGCAACGAAAGGTAGATTTACGTGGGAGGTGTGGACGAGAAACACCACCAACACCCGTTATCTGGCCTATTACTTCGTAGCCTCGCACAAGATGGGACAGCAGGGCAAGCCGTTCATGTTGGGCACGTCGGTGATTTTCAATCTCAAATAA
- a CDS encoding smalltalk protein — protein MSTWKLVIKVIAAIATAILGVLVGKGGADEA, from the coding sequence ATGTCGACTTGGAAACTCGTCATCAAAGTGATTGCTGCCATCGCCACGGCTATTCTCGGCGTTCTGGTGGGTAAAGGCGGCGCAGATGAGGCTTGA
- a CDS encoding heavy metal translocating P-type ATPase: MGKITAYWQPLVAGALLGTGLLLSWQEADWFQSGWVRLAWYVVSFLPVGLNVMREAWECAAEGDFFSEFMLMSVACIGAFCIGEYPEAVAVMWLYHIGETLQDKAVDKARGHIKSLMAFRPDRVRLAETGQMVAPEVVDVGCLIEVLPGERVPLDGVLPPDAPCAEVNTAALTGESMPRTVAAGQEILAGMVVMGRPVQLKVRRKAADSALARILKMVEEAAERKAPTELFVRRFAHVYTPVVIVLALLTVLLPWVYSLLNGSFYYDFSLWLNRALVFLVISCPCALVVSIPLSYFAGIGTASRQGILFKGGGSLDALTGIDAVVFDKTGTLTTGIFEVQEVSGLSEEDLQTVVAMERSSNHPIAQAITKGHEGVAKIAATDLPGYGLSAVVDGETWLVGTLRLMEKEGIAYPEALKQMPETMVSCACNGCFKGYLLLSDTLKADARQAIDALKAARVGHIELLSGDKQALVDRVAQQLGIEKASGDLLPEQKAERIEALKRTGKRVAFVGDGINDAPVLALSHVGIAMGGMGADMAIETADVVLQADLPSHLAVALRIGRRTRRIVIQNITFALGVKLLVMGLGVLGMANLWEAVFADSGVALLAVLNALRVKNA, translated from the coding sequence ATGGGTAAGATAACAGCGTATTGGCAACCGTTGGTGGCCGGCGCGTTGCTCGGAACGGGCCTTTTGCTCTCGTGGCAGGAGGCAGATTGGTTTCAAAGTGGCTGGGTAAGACTGGCGTGGTATGTGGTTTCGTTCCTTCCGGTGGGACTGAACGTGATGCGCGAGGCCTGGGAATGCGCGGCAGAGGGCGACTTCTTCAGTGAGTTTATGCTCATGAGCGTGGCTTGCATCGGGGCTTTCTGCATTGGCGAATATCCTGAAGCCGTGGCCGTGATGTGGCTCTACCACATCGGCGAAACGCTGCAAGACAAGGCTGTAGACAAGGCCCGAGGGCACATCAAGAGTTTGATGGCCTTCCGTCCCGACCGAGTCCGACTGGCCGAAACGGGCCAGATGGTGGCTCCTGAGGTTGTAGACGTGGGCTGTTTGATCGAGGTGCTGCCCGGCGAACGCGTGCCCTTAGACGGCGTTCTGCCCCCCGACGCACCCTGCGCAGAGGTGAACACCGCAGCACTCACCGGCGAAAGCATGCCCCGAACGGTGGCGGCGGGGCAAGAAATTCTGGCCGGAATGGTGGTGATGGGTAGGCCTGTACAACTGAAAGTGAGGCGAAAGGCGGCCGATTCGGCTCTCGCTCGCATCTTGAAAATGGTGGAAGAGGCTGCCGAGCGAAAGGCGCCCACCGAGCTTTTTGTGCGTCGGTTTGCTCATGTTTACACGCCGGTGGTCATTGTTTTGGCCCTGCTCACGGTATTGTTGCCTTGGGTCTACTCGCTCCTGAACGGTTCTTTCTACTACGATTTCAGTTTGTGGCTCAACCGTGCGCTGGTGTTTCTCGTCATCTCCTGTCCTTGCGCACTGGTCGTTAGCATCCCGTTGAGCTACTTTGCAGGCATCGGCACGGCTTCGCGACAGGGCATTTTGTTCAAAGGGGGTGGCAGTTTAGACGCGCTGACGGGTATCGATGCCGTGGTGTTCGACAAGACAGGAACGCTTACCACGGGAATCTTCGAGGTGCAGGAGGTGAGCGGTCTGTCTGAAGAAGACCTGCAGACCGTTGTCGCTATGGAGCGAAGCAGCAATCATCCCATTGCCCAAGCCATTACGAAAGGGCATGAGGGCGTGGCCAAAATCGCTGCCACCGACCTCCCGGGCTATGGCCTTTCGGCTGTGGTAGACGGCGAAACCTGGCTCGTTGGCACACTCCGGCTGATGGAGAAAGAGGGGATTGCCTATCCGGAAGCTTTGAAGCAGATGCCCGAAACGATGGTCTCTTGTGCCTGTAATGGCTGTTTCAAGGGGTATCTCTTGCTGTCCGACACACTGAAAGCCGATGCTCGCCAGGCCATCGATGCGCTGAAGGCGGCCCGGGTGGGGCATATCGAGCTGCTCTCGGGCGACAAACAGGCGCTTGTCGACCGGGTAGCCCAGCAATTGGGCATTGAAAAAGCCTCGGGCGACTTGCTTCCCGAGCAGAAAGCAGAGCGCATCGAGGCGTTGAAACGAACTGGAAAACGTGTGGCTTTTGTAGGCGATGGCATCAACGATGCTCCGGTATTGGCTCTTAGTCACGTAGGGATTGCCATGGGAGGGATGGGGGCCGACATGGCTATCGAAACTGCTGATGTGGTGCTTCAGGCTGATCTCCCCTCGCATTTGGCCGTGGCCCTCCGCATCGGCAGGCGCACCCGGCGCATCGTTATCCAGAATATTACTTTCGCACTGGGCGTGAAACTCTTGGTGATGGGCCTGGGCGTCTTGGGCATGGCCAACCTTTGGGAGGCTGTTTTTGCCGATAGCGGCGTGGCATTGCTGGCCGTGCTGAACGCGTTGAGGGTGAAAAACGCCTAA